From Juglans regia cultivar Chandler chromosome 8, Walnut 2.0, whole genome shotgun sequence, the proteins below share one genomic window:
- the LOC109000471 gene encoding uncharacterized protein LOC109000471: MSAIAISHAISSPNSLCVRKLMTRTRPGNGILFSSIASIATWRSYHSLRPQSRFFRIPNGSSKRSSVFTGSKPLSPVMEWQDCTVKMELDVPISVAYNCYSDREAIPRWMPFISSVKILEDKPDLSRWSLKYEAFDRDFEFTWLARNMQPIPNQKIHWRSLEGLPNRGAVRFYPKGPSSCIVELTVSYEVPQILVPVASALRPLLKRLLRSGLERFATFVKSYQADFN, from the exons ATGTCTGCAATCGCAATATCCCATGCGATTTCAAGCCCAAACTCTTTGTGTGTTAGAAAATTGATGACAAGAACAAGACCCGGAAACGGTATCCTGTTCAGCTCCATAGCCAGCATAGCCACTTGGAGAAGCTACCATTCTTTGAGACCGCAGTCTCGCTTCTTCAGAATCCCAAATGGGTCCTCCAAGCGAAGCTCGGTTTTCACTGGCTCCAAGCCCCTTTCTCCTGTCATGGAATGGCAGGATTGCAC GGTTAAGATGGAACTTGATGTGCCTATTTCAGTTGCCTATAACTGTTACTCTGACCGTGAAGCCATTCCCCGTTGGATGCCATTCATTTCATCTGTAAAG ATATTGGAAGACAAGCCAGACCTATCTCGATGGTCACTGAAGTATGAAGCATTTGATCGTGATTTTGAATTCACTTGGCTTGCCCGAAATATGCAG CCTATCCCAAATCAGAAAATCCATTGGAGATCTCTGGAAGGTCTTCCTAACAG AGGTGCTGTTCGATTTTATCCAAAAGGGCCTTCATCATGCATTGTAGAA CTGACAGTGTCATATGAAGTTCCTCAAATTTTAGTTCCAGTGGCGTCG GCACTGCGACCTTTACTTAAACGCTTACTACGAAGTGGTTTGGAACGATTTGCAACGTTTGTGAAAAGCTACCAAGCAGACTTTAACTAG